Proteins found in one Zea mays cultivar B73 chromosome 1, Zm-B73-REFERENCE-NAM-5.0, whole genome shotgun sequence genomic segment:
- the LOC100273770 gene encoding uncharacterized protein LOC100273770 precursor, with protein MAAMLVRSSPCLLLVAVIALCASSSCVLVVPAAATMAENAVQQPAMPSSPQQPGLAATTAGQTTTATPDASSSTSAAVAALPPSAPSGTATAATAPKKFPQPSPGGVGGGPYQQPGGVGGPYQPGGVGEPYQPGGGGHGEPYLPAAEVASALPVPTPDELPSGASLGFGSNGGLGFGGPGDECCGGPGGYGWFGGPGGFGPGTYGYSGPLYWGAAPAAAGSFGRVTNVLLPLVVAYVSSCVFA; from the exons ATGGCTGCCATGCTCGTCCGCTCGTCGCCTTGCCTCCTCCTCGTCGCCGTCATCGCGTTGTGCGCGTCGTCGTCCTGTGTGCTTGTTGTGCCGGCGGCGGCGACCATGGCTGAGAACGCCGTGCAGCAGCCCGCGATGCCGTCGTCGCCCCAGCAGCCGGGCCTAGCTGCTACTACCGCAG GTCAGACGACCACCGCCACGCCAGATGCATCGTCGTCGACGTCAGCCGCGGTGGCGGCGCTCCCACCGTCGGCGCCGTCTGGAACCGCAACCGCCGCCACCGCTCCGAAGAAGTTCCCGCAACCGAGCCCCGGCGGCGTGGGCGGCGGGCCGTACCAGCAGCCAGGCGGCGTGGGCGGGCCGTACCAACCAGGCGGCGTCGGCGAGCCGTACCAGCCAGGAGGCGGAGGCCACGGCGAGCCGTACCTGCCCGCGGCGGAGGTGGCCTCGGCGCTGCCGGTGCCGACGCCCGACGAGCTGCCCAGCGGGGCCAGCCTGGGGTTCGGCAGCAACGGTGGCCTCGGGTTCGGCGGCCCCGGCGACGAGTGCTGCGGCGGCCCGGGAGGCTACGGCTGGTTCGGCGGGCCCGGCGGCTTTGGCCCCGGAACCTACGGATACAGTGGGCCCCTCTACTGGGGGGCGGCGCCGGCAGCGGCGGGGTCCTTTGGACGCGTCACCAACGTCCTGCTGCCTCTCGTCGTGGCTTATGTTTCTTCATGCGTTTTCGCTTAG